Proteins encoded by one window of Teretinema zuelzerae:
- a CDS encoding family 16 glycosylhydrolase → MKRLHVLAASLMLLAAAASLGAQDKGTLAPDQIPGVAAYIAYPVSIKADGKLDDWKGIPVQKVSRAIYAGPDITQSPWFEFAVAGDAKNLYVLMRTKDSKIIAGKHGADYWNEDSMEFYVNFTGNLLAKSYTAGIMQITINATNIGKKAGTPLSITGMNNAKAGVTGTAFKTADGWAFEAVLPYPAGFTPSHGKIIGFQAHTNGASELDRDTKLIWSAADEADNSYQNPSLFGQGIFFNVGKNDIPQPSSQVFDLGAEFKKNGASGKTNRKIVWADEFKSGKAPDPAKWAYDAPDSGKWNQELQEYTDSRENSYVENDLLTISARKGADGKWKSARLYTKGKADWTYGYFEVRAKLPAGKGTWPAIWMMPAKDSYGDWPASGEIDIMEFVGFEPDRIHTSVHTTSYNHRLGTQKTRAAPVKGVTDGFHDYAVEWTPKGIFWYIDNKPFYSFMKEDGGSTVWPFDKPFFLILNVAMGGSWGGMKGMDPALDKADMVIDYVRVYQ, encoded by the coding sequence ATGAAAAGATTACATGTCCTGGCCGCGTCGTTGATGCTTCTCGCGGCCGCGGCTTCTCTCGGAGCGCAGGATAAGGGAACTCTCGCTCCCGATCAAATTCCCGGCGTAGCCGCATATATCGCTTATCCGGTATCGATCAAGGCTGACGGAAAACTGGACGACTGGAAGGGTATTCCGGTGCAGAAAGTCAGCCGGGCGATTTACGCCGGCCCCGATATTACGCAAAGCCCCTGGTTCGAATTCGCCGTAGCAGGCGACGCGAAAAACCTCTACGTTCTGATGAGGACGAAAGACAGCAAGATCATCGCCGGCAAGCACGGAGCGGACTACTGGAATGAAGACTCGATGGAATTCTACGTGAACTTCACCGGAAATCTTCTGGCGAAGTCCTACACGGCCGGCATAATGCAGATCACGATCAACGCGACGAATATCGGCAAAAAGGCGGGAACCCCCCTTTCGATAACCGGCATGAACAACGCGAAAGCGGGCGTTACCGGAACCGCGTTCAAGACGGCGGACGGATGGGCCTTCGAAGCGGTGCTTCCCTATCCCGCAGGATTCACTCCAAGCCACGGCAAAATAATCGGGTTTCAAGCCCACACCAACGGAGCGTCGGAATTGGACAGAGACACCAAACTCATCTGGAGCGCGGCGGACGAAGCTGATAATTCGTACCAGAACCCCTCGCTTTTCGGGCAGGGAATTTTCTTCAACGTAGGAAAAAACGACATCCCGCAGCCGTCTTCACAGGTCTTCGACCTGGGTGCGGAATTCAAGAAAAACGGAGCTTCGGGAAAGACTAATCGAAAAATAGTCTGGGCCGACGAGTTCAAGAGCGGCAAGGCTCCCGACCCCGCTAAATGGGCGTACGACGCCCCCGACTCCGGAAAATGGAACCAGGAGCTCCAGGAGTATACCGACTCCCGCGAAAACTCCTACGTCGAGAACGATCTTCTCACCATCTCCGCCAGAAAAGGCGCCGACGGAAAGTGGAAGAGCGCCCGCCTGTACACCAAGGGAAAGGCCGATTGGACCTACGGATATTTCGAAGTACGCGCCAAGCTTCCAGCCGGAAAGGGAACCTGGCCCGCCATCTGGATGATGCCGGCCAAGGACAGCTACGGCGACTGGCCCGCGAGCGGCGAAATCGACATCATGGAATTCGTCGGCTTCGAACCGGACCGCATCCATACCTCTGTGCATACGACCAGCTACAACCACAGGCTCGGCACCCAGAAAACAAGAGCGGCTCCGGTCAAGGGAGTTACCGACGGCTTCCACGACTATGCAGTCGAATGGACCCCGAAGGGCATCTTCTGGTACATCGACAACAAGCCCTTCTACTCCTTCATGAAGGAAGACGGCGGCAGCACCGTATGGCCCTTCGATAAACCGTTCTTCCTTATCCTGAACGTGGCGATGGGCGGATCATGGGGCGGAATGAAGGGAATGGACCCTGCGCTCGACAAGGCGGACATGGTTATTGATTATGTCCGCGTTTATCAGTAA
- a CDS encoding DNA-methyltransferase: MPETKSPRNKTLSLSDEEKQRLKSFIIGPEELSGKTAALPAIENKIINGDLFGLLPRLPAEFADLIIIDPPYNMDKDFYGNRFRGLSSDGYREWVRTWLPAVVELGKKDATVYVCGDWKSSSALFMELEKICTVRNRITWQREKGRGASANWKNCSEDIWFATRGADYVFNVQDVMQRKKVIAPYRHNGEPKDWHDTDEGKYRLTHPSNFWDDITVPFWSMEENTEHPTQKPEKLVAKLILASSRPGDIVFDPFAGSGTTAVTAKKLGRRWVGIEQNPEYCLWAQKRLEKADEDSRIQGYKDGCFLGRNEG; the protein is encoded by the coding sequence ATGCCGGAAACGAAATCGCCCCGCAATAAAACGCTCAGCCTCTCGGACGAAGAAAAACAAAGGCTCAAATCCTTCATCATCGGCCCGGAGGAGCTTTCGGGAAAGACGGCGGCTCTTCCGGCAATCGAAAATAAAATCATCAACGGCGATCTGTTCGGCCTCCTGCCCCGCTTGCCCGCGGAATTCGCGGATCTGATCATCATCGATCCGCCGTATAATATGGATAAGGACTTCTACGGAAACCGCTTCCGCGGGTTGTCCTCGGACGGGTATCGGGAGTGGGTACGGACCTGGCTTCCCGCCGTCGTCGAACTTGGAAAGAAAGACGCGACCGTCTACGTGTGCGGAGACTGGAAGTCTTCGTCGGCCCTCTTCATGGAGCTGGAAAAAATCTGCACGGTGCGCAACAGAATCACCTGGCAGCGCGAAAAAGGGAGGGGAGCGTCCGCCAACTGGAAAAACTGCTCCGAGGACATCTGGTTCGCCACGCGCGGCGCCGACTATGTTTTCAATGTTCAGGACGTAATGCAGCGTAAAAAGGTGATCGCGCCGTATCGGCACAACGGCGAGCCGAAGGACTGGCATGACACTGACGAAGGAAAATACCGTCTCACGCACCCGTCAAACTTCTGGGACGACATCACCGTACCGTTCTGGTCTATGGAAGAAAACACCGAACACCCGACGCAGAAACCCGAAAAACTCGTCGCCAAGCTGATTTTAGCGAGTTCCAGGCCCGGGGATATCGTTTTCGACCCCTTCGCGGGTTCGGGAACCACGGCGGTAACCGCGAAAAAGCTGGGAAGACGCTGGGTCGGCATAGAGCAAAACCCCGAATACTGCCTGTGGGCGCAAAAAAGACTGGAAAAAGCCGACGAAGACTCCCGAATTCAAGGATATAAGGACGGATGCTTCCTCGGCAGAAACGAAGGATAA
- a CDS encoding methyl-accepting chemotaxis protein codes for MFNNLKLNMKIGGGFALVLLLTVVISVISMVNLQVVRSVSAKNEQVSAIVESMQAGTAAGKDFVIKKDEASKTLVINKMKGVGVLAAELSGKERSAEKKELFSNIAKGAQAYEKGFLEYVALESEQQKKSADFEKTGKDLEKMLSGMIRDQLRLSTPASTRAAAGLEELYELAANFRYDLQMYIQTNDARYVSTMEADFKRMGALFQDLRSTLSSGTVRSEFDSAFAMFGKLGQFAGEFTTIATAQAKAQSSSGEAGTLTVAYANTVSEEYSAAMFDMITRTIILVLASVISALIIGILFAVFITRSITGAMAKGVRFASEIAAGNLSVSLDIRQKDEIGQLADALQGMLERLRSIVEEVNGAALQVAAGSQELSSTSQQMSQGATEQAASVEEISASMEEMTSNIKQNAENALQTEKIAQKSAQSAEAGGKAVVATVEAMKEIASKIGIIEEIARSTNMLALNASIEAARAGEYGKGFAVVAAEVGKLAERSQKEAGAISTLSTDSVSIAEEAGATIAEMIPDIKRTADLIQEISASSNEQNSGAEQINAAILQLDKVVQQNASASEESASMSEELASQSDRLRETISFFKLERAQAAASKSGPEGSKAELSPPPQNRKDLQRLAPPKPAGKPLAGRAQISGAKDARKSDAGEQSKAKTLTPPALSRPSALSGLKKPPAPPRASNSAGAPAGQPKKPDSTRPAPVLKAPTADKATRPDYKAPTPAGKTPPAVKTADAQANKQEGPKKSEPLPKTDAPREKGGKRIPLGGVHIILDDDVRPSGRDALDNDFQEF; via the coding sequence GTGTTTAACAATCTGAAACTGAATATGAAGATCGGCGGCGGATTCGCCCTCGTTTTATTGCTGACTGTCGTGATCTCTGTCATATCCATGGTCAATCTGCAGGTTGTCCGGTCTGTATCGGCTAAAAACGAACAGGTTTCCGCGATTGTCGAAAGCATGCAGGCGGGAACAGCCGCAGGCAAGGACTTTGTTATCAAGAAAGACGAAGCGTCGAAAACCCTTGTTATAAATAAGATGAAGGGAGTCGGCGTCTTGGCAGCCGAATTGTCCGGGAAAGAACGTTCCGCAGAAAAAAAGGAGCTTTTCTCGAATATCGCGAAGGGCGCCCAGGCTTACGAAAAAGGTTTTCTCGAGTATGTCGCCCTCGAATCGGAACAACAGAAAAAATCTGCCGATTTTGAGAAGACCGGCAAAGATCTTGAAAAAATGCTATCCGGCATGATTCGCGACCAGCTTCGGCTTTCGACCCCTGCGTCTACCCGCGCGGCCGCCGGGCTGGAAGAACTCTACGAACTAGCCGCCAACTTCCGGTACGATCTGCAAATGTACATACAGACGAACGACGCGCGCTATGTATCTACGATGGAGGCCGACTTCAAACGAATGGGGGCTCTCTTTCAGGATTTGAGAAGCACGCTGTCTTCCGGAACTGTTCGGAGCGAATTCGATTCGGCTTTCGCGATGTTCGGAAAGCTGGGACAATTCGCCGGCGAGTTTACGACGATCGCAACCGCGCAAGCTAAAGCTCAGTCGTCCTCCGGAGAAGCCGGAACGCTCACCGTGGCATACGCAAATACAGTGAGCGAAGAATATTCGGCGGCGATGTTCGATATGATAACCCGAACGATTATTCTGGTTCTGGCGAGCGTTATTTCCGCTCTCATAATCGGGATACTGTTCGCTGTCTTCATTACGCGCAGCATTACCGGGGCAATGGCCAAAGGCGTTCGCTTCGCCTCAGAAATCGCGGCCGGTAATTTGTCGGTTTCCCTGGATATTCGTCAGAAGGACGAAATCGGCCAGTTGGCCGACGCTCTTCAGGGAATGCTGGAGCGCCTGCGTTCAATCGTCGAGGAAGTCAACGGCGCCGCCTTGCAGGTCGCCGCCGGAAGCCAGGAGCTGAGCAGCACGTCTCAGCAGATGTCCCAGGGCGCGACGGAACAGGCCGCGTCGGTTGAAGAAATTTCCGCCTCCATGGAAGAAATGACTTCGAACATAAAACAGAACGCTGAAAACGCGCTTCAAACCGAAAAAATCGCGCAGAAATCGGCGCAGTCCGCGGAAGCCGGCGGAAAGGCTGTCGTCGCGACAGTCGAAGCGATGAAGGAAATCGCTTCCAAGATCGGCATCATCGAGGAAATCGCGCGGTCCACCAATATGCTGGCGCTTAACGCGTCGATCGAAGCTGCCAGGGCGGGTGAATACGGCAAGGGCTTTGCGGTTGTTGCCGCGGAAGTCGGGAAGCTCGCCGAGCGCAGCCAAAAAGAAGCGGGAGCAATCAGCACCCTTTCCACCGACAGCGTGTCCATCGCCGAAGAGGCCGGAGCCACGATTGCCGAGATGATCCCCGATATCAAGCGCACGGCCGATCTCATCCAGGAAATCAGCGCGTCCAGCAATGAACAGAATTCGGGAGCGGAACAGATCAACGCCGCGATTCTTCAGCTGGACAAGGTCGTTCAGCAGAACGCGTCCGCGTCGGAAGAATCCGCCTCCATGTCGGAAGAGCTGGCGAGCCAGTCGGACCGGCTCCGGGAGACCATCAGCTTCTTCAAGCTTGAACGCGCTCAAGCCGCCGCTTCCAAATCTGGCCCGGAGGGTTCGAAGGCCGAGCTTTCACCGCCTCCGCAGAACAGAAAGGATCTTCAGCGGCTTGCTCCGCCGAAACCTGCCGGGAAACCTCTTGCCGGCAGGGCGCAAATATCGGGAGCGAAGGACGCGCGTAAATCTGATGCCGGCGAACAATCGAAGGCGAAGACTCTGACCCCGCCCGCTCTGTCCCGGCCTTCCGCGCTTTCCGGCCTGAAAAAACCGCCTGCGCCGCCCCGGGCATCCAATTCTGCAGGCGCGCCGGCGGGTCAGCCGAAGAAGCCTGATTCAACGAGGCCAGCGCCGGTCTTAAAAGCGCCGACAGCGGATAAAGCGACTCGGCCTGATTATAAAGCGCCGACGCCTGCAGGCAAGACGCCTCCAGCCGTTAAAACCGCTGACGCGCAGGCTAATAAACAGGAAGGGCCGAAGAAATCGGAGCCTCTGCCGAAAACCGACGCGCCTC
- the ribD gene encoding bifunctional diaminohydroxyphosphoribosylaminopyrimidine deaminase/5-amino-6-(5-phosphoribosylamino)uracil reductase RibD: MHSLQDEKYMARTLELAARGAKTVRPNPLVGAVLVRDGMILGEGWHEYAGGPHAEVNAVADAKRRGFGDLSRSRLYVTLEPCCHRGRTPPCTDLVLQEKISAVVAGVLDPDPRVSGRGLEILARAGVDATAGVLESECSAINSIFFSWKKNNRPWTLLKTAVSLDGKTATAGRESKWITADETRADARRRRGEFAAILCGVGTVLADDPLLTPEISLSPGDSRPELPYSRIIVDSGYRTPPSSRVFQEAERYPVLIAGIGDAPRGLKHAGASFIPCEEKNGKVSLPDLFRKLSAMNIDRLLVEGGPTLAAAACGERLVDRVRIYAAPILLGGQSANGMFPVPLAGSIKDALRLRNMSVERLGPDLLIEGDLSYPETKEAPCSRD; encoded by the coding sequence ATGCATTCGCTTCAGGATGAAAAATACATGGCCCGGACGCTGGAACTGGCGGCCCGCGGAGCAAAAACCGTCCGCCCGAACCCTCTGGTAGGAGCGGTTCTTGTTCGCGACGGAATGATCCTCGGAGAAGGCTGGCACGAGTACGCCGGCGGGCCGCATGCAGAAGTCAACGCGGTTGCGGACGCGAAACGCAGGGGGTTCGGGGATCTCTCGCGCTCGCGCCTCTATGTCACGCTCGAACCCTGCTGCCATCGCGGAAGAACTCCTCCCTGCACGGATCTCGTCTTGCAGGAAAAAATATCGGCGGTAGTCGCCGGAGTCCTGGATCCCGATCCGAGAGTATCGGGCCGGGGGCTCGAGATTCTCGCACGCGCCGGCGTCGATGCGACGGCGGGTGTTCTTGAAAGTGAATGCTCCGCGATCAATTCAATCTTTTTCTCCTGGAAAAAAAACAACCGCCCCTGGACGCTGTTGAAAACGGCAGTCTCACTCGACGGCAAAACCGCGACCGCCGGGCGCGAATCGAAATGGATAACCGCAGACGAAACGCGCGCGGACGCCCGCCGGCGCAGAGGAGAATTCGCGGCCATCCTCTGCGGGGTCGGCACTGTTCTGGCGGACGATCCGCTGCTGACTCCGGAGATTTCGCTTTCTCCCGGCGACTCGCGCCCCGAACTGCCGTACAGCAGAATCATCGTCGACTCCGGCTATCGCACGCCGCCGTCTTCCCGCGTTTTTCAGGAGGCGGAGCGCTATCCCGTGCTGATCGCCGGCATCGGCGACGCGCCCCGCGGCCTGAAGCATGCCGGCGCTTCTTTCATCCCTTGCGAGGAAAAAAACGGCAAGGTCTCCCTCCCGGATTTATTCCGCAAACTATCAGCCATGAACATAGACCGTCTTCTCGTCGAAGGAGGGCCGACCCTCGCCGCGGCCGCATGCGGCGAACGATTGGTCGACCGGGTCAGAATATACGCCGCGCCGATCCTGCTCGGAGGACAAAGCGCGAACGGGATGTTTCCCGTTCCGCTCGCCGGATCGATCAAAGACGCGCTCAGACTGCGCAACATGAGCGTCGAAAGACTCGGCCCGGATCTCCTGATAGAAGGCGACCTGTCCTATCCGGAGACAAAGGAGGCGCCGTGTTCACGGGATTAA
- a CDS encoding riboflavin synthase: protein MFTGLIQEQGRILSIRTSGARGSASGRISIQARLTLEGARLGDSIAVDGVCLTIARFGPKGFEADIMSETLSRTKFRFSAAGCPVNLERAILAGEPFGGHIVSGHVDGCGRISESRPAGNAVAVSIDCGSDLLRWIIPQGSVALDGASLTVTEKRRDGFSVSLIPRTAAHITLPGKKRGELVHIECDGLMKLALGAEPANRTKEDALSMETLRRFGFA from the coding sequence GTGTTCACGGGATTAATTCAGGAGCAGGGGCGGATTCTGTCGATCCGGACGAGCGGAGCAAGGGGTTCTGCGTCGGGGAGAATCTCGATCCAGGCGAGACTGACGCTTGAAGGAGCGCGCCTCGGAGACAGCATCGCGGTAGACGGCGTCTGCCTGACCATCGCGCGGTTCGGTCCGAAGGGCTTTGAGGCCGACATCATGAGCGAGACGCTGAGCCGGACGAAGTTCCGCTTCTCTGCGGCCGGCTGCCCGGTCAATCTCGAACGGGCGATCCTCGCCGGAGAGCCGTTCGGGGGCCACATCGTGTCTGGCCACGTCGACGGTTGCGGAAGAATTTCGGAGTCGCGGCCGGCAGGAAACGCCGTTGCCGTCAGCATCGATTGCGGATCCGACCTTCTGCGCTGGATTATTCCGCAAGGTTCTGTCGCTCTCGACGGCGCGAGCCTCACCGTTACGGAAAAAAGGCGCGACGGGTTTTCCGTTTCGCTGATCCCCCGCACGGCTGCGCACATAACCCTGCCTGGAAAAAAACGCGGCGAGCTCGTGCACATCGAATGCGACGGCCTGATGAAGCTGGCGCTCGGCGCTGAACCGGCAAACCGGACGAAAGAGGACGCGCTTTCCATGGAAACGCTCAGGCGTTTCGGTTTCGCCTGA
- a CDS encoding ROK family transcriptional regulator, which produces MISRNRLYQINSSRILQFIRQNPGLSRIATAEELGLDRSTLTKAVREFMEDGLVRETGKYRGKPGAGRMATGLEIVPDYGLVLGIEIQTERFRWVLADLEGKILYSGSGETEENPEKIPETVIELYRALAARSGAGPERIIGIGIGLSGIIDPYSGTIRQSYPLGVMRPLPISEKIAEGTGVPVFLENDANCCCWGQQAFSQGQRVRNFLALLGEFRNIDLQENRRTGFAFGVGIVIRDTVLHGDNFTAGEFRSLLYDQNKPSHSQFSLTDDEAARLPADADVLHRLFDEAAYNIALLVNVLDITKIVIAGDFARYPDELRTSLANAISKNSLYHDSKLCDIEFSLQNELAVSHGAAGLFVEKLFSVPGMTDHTDEEVGSILLDRIAHREENRDQ; this is translated from the coding sequence ATGATCTCACGGAACAGGCTCTACCAAATCAACTCTTCGCGCATTCTGCAATTTATCAGACAAAATCCCGGATTAAGCCGGATAGCTACGGCGGAAGAGTTGGGCCTGGACCGTTCGACCCTGACCAAGGCGGTCAGGGAGTTCATGGAAGACGGCCTGGTCCGGGAAACCGGCAAATACCGAGGAAAACCCGGAGCAGGCAGAATGGCGACAGGACTCGAAATTGTCCCGGACTACGGCCTCGTTCTCGGCATCGAAATACAGACGGAACGATTCAGATGGGTGCTCGCCGATCTCGAAGGAAAAATCCTTTATTCAGGCTCGGGAGAGACAGAAGAAAACCCGGAAAAGATTCCTGAAACCGTCATTGAACTCTACCGGGCATTGGCCGCGCGATCGGGGGCCGGCCCGGAACGGATCATCGGCATAGGAATCGGCCTTTCCGGCATCATCGATCCGTATTCAGGAACGATCAGGCAGTCCTATCCCCTCGGCGTCATGCGCCCCCTTCCGATAAGCGAGAAAATCGCGGAAGGAACCGGCGTTCCGGTATTCCTGGAAAACGACGCGAACTGCTGCTGCTGGGGGCAGCAGGCGTTCTCCCAGGGCCAGAGGGTACGGAACTTTCTGGCCCTTCTCGGGGAATTCAGAAACATCGACCTGCAGGAAAACCGGCGAACAGGGTTCGCGTTCGGCGTCGGCATCGTCATACGGGACACGGTTCTGCACGGAGACAACTTCACTGCCGGAGAATTCCGCAGCCTCCTGTACGATCAGAATAAACCGAGCCATTCCCAGTTTTCCCTCACCGACGACGAAGCGGCGCGCCTTCCCGCCGACGCCGATGTTCTCCATCGGCTTTTCGACGAGGCCGCGTACAATATCGCCTTGCTTGTAAACGTCCTGGACATCACTAAAATCGTCATCGCCGGCGATTTCGCCCGGTATCCCGACGAGCTCAGGACTAGTCTCGCGAACGCGATCTCCAAAAATTCCCTGTACCACGACAGCAAACTCTGCGACATCGAATTTTCCCTGCAGAACGAACTCGCCGTCTCCCACGGAGCGGCCGGTTTGTTTGTCGAAAAGCTCTTCAGCGTGCCGGGAATGACCGACCACACGGACGAAGAGGTCGGCAGCATTCTTCTCGACAGAATCGCGCATCGCGAAGAAAACCGCGACCAATAG
- the ribA gene encoding GTP cyclohydrolase II, giving the protein MSKVREALKALKNGKMIIVSDDESRENEGDLVMLASKATQEGMTFMIREAGGLICVPADEQRLRDLGIPAMCGDNRDPHGTAFTLSVDHRDSGTGISALARALTARALADPETKPADLRSPGHMFPLSAREGGLSARRGHTEAAVELARLAGERIPAAVICEILNPDGTMARAADLAAFAEKHDLPLVSVGEIAEFSANEAKTRIPDGSAPPAGTTAAGKQTAVASDDPKNAGRRTLRREAEAELPTRYGKFTVRGYRDGETGAEHLALFFGGIDGSRSELCRVHSECLTGDALGSSRCDCGAQYDAAMRRIAEEGRGLLIYLRQEGRGIGLVNKMKAYALQDAGLDTVDANLALGFPADMRNYRAAAEILADFGISSVRLLTNNPDKVAALTAQNIVVSERISIEAGANPDNRRYLETKRRRMNHYLQGA; this is encoded by the coding sequence ATGTCGAAAGTGCGGGAAGCGTTGAAGGCCCTGAAAAACGGAAAAATGATAATCGTAAGCGACGACGAAAGCCGCGAAAACGAAGGCGATCTGGTGATGCTTGCGTCCAAAGCGACGCAGGAGGGCATGACGTTCATGATCAGGGAAGCCGGCGGCCTCATCTGCGTGCCGGCCGATGAACAGAGGCTCCGCGATCTCGGTATACCGGCGATGTGCGGCGACAACAGAGATCCGCACGGAACGGCGTTCACGCTGTCCGTCGACCACCGCGACTCCGGCACCGGCATATCCGCGCTCGCGCGAGCACTGACCGCGCGCGCGCTGGCGGATCCGGAAACCAAGCCCGCAGACCTCAGAAGCCCGGGCCATATGTTTCCCCTTTCCGCCCGCGAAGGCGGCCTTTCCGCGCGCAGAGGACACACCGAGGCGGCGGTCGAGCTCGCGCGCCTCGCCGGCGAACGGATTCCGGCGGCCGTAATCTGCGAAATACTCAATCCCGACGGCACGATGGCCCGCGCGGCCGATCTGGCGGCTTTCGCCGAAAAGCACGATCTCCCGCTCGTCAGCGTCGGCGAAATAGCGGAATTTTCCGCGAACGAAGCGAAGACGCGGATCCCGGATGGAAGCGCGCCCCCGGCAGGCACGACGGCTGCCGGCAAACAGACAGCCGTCGCATCAGACGATCCGAAGAACGCCGGCCGGCGGACTCTGAGGCGCGAGGCGGAAGCGGAACTCCCGACCCGCTACGGAAAATTCACAGTGCGCGGCTACCGCGACGGCGAAACCGGAGCCGAGCATCTCGCCCTCTTCTTCGGCGGGATCGACGGCTCGAGAAGCGAACTGTGCCGGGTGCATTCCGAATGTTTAACAGGGGATGCGCTCGGCTCAAGCCGCTGCGACTGCGGAGCCCAGTACGACGCTGCCATGCGCCGAATAGCGGAAGAAGGAAGAGGTCTGCTCATCTACCTCAGGCAGGAGGGGCGTGGCATCGGCCTCGTCAACAAGATGAAGGCGTACGCCCTTCAGGACGCAGGGCTTGATACGGTCGACGCCAACCTCGCCCTCGGCTTCCCCGCCGACATGCGGAACTACCGGGCGGCAGCGGAAATACTCGCGGATTTCGGAATCTCAAGCGTGCGGCTTCTCACCAACAATCCGGACAAGGTCGCGGCCCTAACCGCGCAGAATATAGTCGTCTCTGAACGCATCTCGATAGAAGCCGGAGCAAACCCGGACAACCGCCGCTACCTCGAAACAAAACGGCGGCGAATGAACCATTATCTGCAAGGAGCTTAA
- a CDS encoding 23S rRNA (adenine(2030)-N(6))-methyltransferase RlmJ, with amino-acid sequence MLSYRHAYHAGNHADILKHSILALTALSYGQKDKPFTYIDTHAGGGLYDLDSAEALKTGEADKGIRSMLRGSPVLNGIESYMDICKSMEEGRNQYPGSPELVRRLSRDDDQLILMELHNTEIENLKRRMGGDSRVHIHHRDGFAGIRALTPPTPRRGFALIDPSYETDDDWSRAARTLIDVKKRWPAGSLLLWYPLLSRRIGEISLLKDSLTVSDIPGILCAELHLRPLNESEEDGWGLTGSGMMLVDPPWKMYESIAGILPGLAGMLGGEEASWSLEWLNAPV; translated from the coding sequence ATGCTCAGTTACAGACACGCTTATCATGCGGGAAACCACGCGGACATTCTCAAGCATTCGATTCTGGCCCTTACGGCTCTTTCATACGGTCAAAAAGACAAACCGTTCACCTATATCGATACCCATGCGGGAGGCGGTTTATACGATCTCGACTCCGCCGAAGCCTTGAAAACAGGCGAAGCCGACAAGGGGATCAGGTCTATGCTGCGCGGCAGCCCGGTTCTGAACGGCATAGAATCCTACATGGATATCTGCAAATCAATGGAAGAAGGCCGGAATCAATATCCCGGGTCCCCGGAACTGGTTCGCAGGCTTTCCCGGGATGACGACCAGCTGATTCTAATGGAGCTGCACAACACGGAAATCGAGAACCTCAAACGGCGCATGGGAGGAGACTCCCGCGTGCATATCCACCATCGCGACGGATTCGCCGGGATTCGCGCGTTGACGCCTCCTACTCCGAGAAGAGGCTTCGCGCTTATAGACCCGAGCTACGAAACCGACGACGACTGGTCCCGGGCCGCAAGAACGCTGATCGATGTGAAAAAACGCTGGCCTGCCGGATCGCTCCTCCTGTGGTATCCCCTGCTTTCCCGGAGAATCGGCGAAATCTCTCTTCTCAAAGACAGCCTCACGGTTTCCGATATTCCCGGCATTCTATGCGCCGAGCTCCATTTGCGGCCGTTGAATGAAAGCGAAGAAGACGGCTGGGGTCTGACCGGATCCGGGATGATGCTCGTCGATCCGCCCTGGAAGATGTACGAATCCATTGCAGGAATATTGCCGGGACTTGCCGGTATGCTCGGCGGAGAAGAAGCGTCCTGGAGCCTTGAATGGCTGAACGCTCCAGTTTGA
- the ribH gene encoding 6,7-dimethyl-8-ribityllumazine synthase yields the protein MKTIEGQISAEGLDIAIVASRFNSFIVDRLVEGALDCLRRHGVQEDRLTLVRVPGAFEIPLAAKLLADKKEIDAVVCLGAVIRGSTTHYDYVCSEVSKGIAHVSLESRKPVIFGVLTTENIEQAVERAGTKAGNKGWDAAMSAMESANLLKNL from the coding sequence ATGAAGACAATCGAAGGACAGATCTCGGCGGAGGGACTCGACATCGCGATAGTAGCTTCGCGATTCAACTCGTTCATCGTGGACCGGCTCGTCGAAGGCGCGCTGGACTGCCTCCGCAGGCACGGGGTGCAGGAAGACCGGCTTACGCTTGTCCGCGTTCCGGGGGCTTTCGAAATTCCCCTCGCGGCAAAACTGCTCGCGGACAAAAAAGAAATCGACGCCGTCGTTTGTCTGGGGGCGGTGATCCGCGGCTCCACCACTCATTACGACTACGTCTGCTCGGAAGTGTCCAAAGGCATCGCCCATGTCTCGCTTGAAAGCCGGAAACCCGTAATCTTCGGCGTGCTCACCACCGAAAACATCGAACAGGCGGTCGAGCGCGCCGGAACCAAGGCGGGAAACAAGGGTTGGGACGCCGCGATGAGCGCGATGGAAAGCGCGAATCTTCTGAAGAATTTGTAG